The Toxoplasma gondii ME49 chromosome III, whole genome shotgun sequence genome includes a window with the following:
- a CDS encoding hypothetical protein (encoded by transcript TGME49_253690~Predicted trans-membrane domain (TMHMM2.0):19-42:51-74), whose translation MCDADNCCCGVPPPRNSHDSVMLLAGGIINLVFPLGIGTLIAGCGMNSGHLLWTGVFQLICSLLIFGTIWSFIYGILMVVVSTQAPKEATSQQVAAVEVSAPISAAHAVHPPPAPPLAP comes from the exons ATGTGCGACGCGGATAACTGCTGCTGTGGA GTTCCTCCACCAAGAAATAGCCACGACTCTGTTATGCTGCTTGCTGGAGGCATAATCAATTTGGTCTTTCCCCTTGGGATTGGCACTCTCATTGCTGGCTGCGGAATGAACAGCGGGCATCTTCTCTGGACAGGCGTATTTCAGTTGATTTGTTCTCTGCTTATTTTCGGAACAATCTGGAGCTTCATATATGGAATCCTGATGGTTGTGGTATCCACTCAAGCTCCTAAGGAAGCGACATCGCAGCAGGTAGCCGCAGTAGAAGTATCCGCGCCAATTTCAGCGGCACATGCTGTGCACCCTCCTCCAGcccctcctctcgctccttgA
- a CDS encoding transporter, major facilitator family protein (encoded by transcript TGME49_253700~Predicted trans-membrane domain (TMHMM2.0):250-273:287-310:316-339:378-401:413-436:1084-1107:1118-1141:1155-1178:1184-1207:1221-1241:1253-1276), with translation MVAADAHPRYPPQQEIILVHSSSPHSRTSAPTPSPVSRHGLRASGASEPYLMKQGGGPKQASGTMAGSQTPQGVWAEKGQTWQSAKASEQPSAREEIDRVSMAPTAAEVSNVSSRWNSAGDAPPGELSGHLRRTVSGEKRDHGSVEGKKKRGLSLLQRLRQKCEDCRGREDCAAGADQKRTQPMRGDAGTHGISSRVVGRPSDVLPEHGAEESREHAADRRGDETKKADADGEFAPEVLEAMQRNRNNEKMIVGVFCLMFALEIFVNFDSGVVPAILLTLQEQFHLDGAAAGLLGSLPYIGLVASSPFVGRGLTTFSPKWFCLITMMVNLVATGLLGLAFNKLMLYLSRLLIGLSQSGFSIYAPVWVDQFAPADKLTLWMGLSQGGVVIGTMLGCVIAGSFDTAAREGVETISWRYALLIQAIALFILLCIWMFFPRRFVDITMTKSTGEAGVSIEDATKADAAADATLLEEEGEDLDELERNYGAAVTVASGSNGENSERMRSGGMRPLGDAETLDTSSIVVRRDGSGPGRESEENGPYDVKVADSRVPLPCVGEREKIDTSPRGRRLSLGLVQRPAPGATGRIGAGDEEVGRVEGTASAAVQGANALRSSRSSRRIRSSETSSVEGLPQFRKDILSNLLPLDFIATSPTFTRRASQVNPGPAPGSVNAARLSVSMAATAGDSGVPRPVGDVPVMLFDASETQQLPSAAEGPGRAGLDGRELTTLSRLGPPPSSSPEAALAAASALEEGRDLLPGDGGGLWAHGRSAGPADVPVLHPYQSRGGQRASASVPDIGSGRGRSPSTARLGQGGSASLANINARHSIPGGVAVRVGSISGPGEAAPGLLNRVGSTVSEVQYQMTFLTPHSTTLAFEAFNWAAGTADPLLLVRTDARQPTHGDLTAVEMRGGAATSHRRRSNASSSVSESVHATQVPQGVASPRHRSGMGRVSGEENPVDAVGQASASQLSDGQTISEEESEARTEGQVIALAEFVEGGKRRGRGESEAENRTALEKEDGHGHPVEFDWRPPRRSTCSTTGGPRLMTLSRGSAEWDSEPHVEAFSAMPRTFGVWQSICILFESPIYVCVTIALCALFFEVTAIQFWSITYFQQELHVPGAQVLVAFNATAATAPIVGVLAGGWFIDYLGGYKSEKGMLRTLLILGFWAVLCLFFGICASWVPNFIAIICFIWCILFFGGGILPAATGIVIASVPVEVRAFGSGFCMMIYNVFGYVLGTLVPGAIIQAAGLTWGMRVVFLWSIFGVCGLFAAAFVCWRLRIKPAYISYREKSSIKNEIEVGGVHEEE, from the exons ATGGTGGCAGCTGACGCGCATCCGAGGTACCCACCGCAGCAAGAGATCATCCTGGTTCACTCGTCCTCTCCACACAGCCGCACTTCGGCTCCTACGCCGAGTCCTGTTTCTCGCCACGGCTTGCGTGCGTCTGGAGCCAGTGAGCCGTACCTCATGAAGCAAGGCGGAGGCCCGAAGCAGGCAAGTGGAACGATGGCAGGAAGTCAGACGCCTCAAGGTGTGTGGGCCGAGAAAGGCCAGACTTGGCAAAGCGCAAAGGCCTCCGAACAGCCTTCTGCGCGCGAGGAGATCGATAGAGTTTCCATGGCGCCGACCGCCGCAGAGGTCTCGAATGTCTCCTCTCGATGGAACAGTGCAGGAGATGCTCCTCCTGGCGAACTCTCCGGACACCTGCGGAGAACCGTtagtggagagaaaagggaccATGGCTCAgtcgaagggaagaagaaacgcggtcTGAGCTTGCTCCAGCGACTTCGACAGAAGTGCGAGGATtgccgaggcagagaagactgTGCTGCTGGGGCTGACCAGAAGCGAACGCAACCAATGcgtggagacgcaggaacACACGGAATCTCGTCGAGAGTTGTGGGCCGCCCAAGTGACGTTCTACCCGAGCACGGGGCAGAGGAGAGTCGCGAACACGCAGCGgacaggcgaggagacgagaccAAGAAGGCAGACGCCGACGGCGAGTTCGCGCCCGAGGTGCTGGAAGCAATGCAGCGAAACCGGAACAATGAGAAGATGATCGTGGGCGTCTTTTGCCTCATGTTCGCTCTGGAGATCTTCGTGAACTTCGACTCTGGCGTCGTTCCTGCAATTCTCCTTACTCTCCAAGAGCAGTTCCACCTGGACGGCGCCGCAGCAGGACTCCTAGGCTCGCTCCCGTACATCGGCCTCGTTGCATCCAGCCCATTTGTGGGCCGTGGCCTCACCACTTTCTCGCCCAAGTGGTTCTGCCTAATCACCATGATGGTGAATCTCGTAGCTACGGGACTGCTAGGGCTCGCCTTCAACAAGTTGATGCTGTAtctctcgcggcttctcATCGGTCTGAGTCAGTCCGGTTTCTCCATCTACGCCCCCGTCTGGGTTGATCAGTTCGCCCCTGCTGACAAACTCACCCTCTGGATGGGTCTCTCCCAGGGCGGCGTTGTCATCGGCACCATG CTGGGATGCGTGATTGCAGGCTCCTTCGACACGGCTGCTCGGGAAGGAGTGGAAACTATTTCGTGGCGATACGCGCTGCTCATTCAAGCGATCGCTTTGTTCATTCTCCTCTGCATTTGgatgttctttcctcgaCGGTTTGTCGATATCACGATGACAAAG AGCACGGGAGAGGCCGGAGTTAGCATTGAGGATGCAACCAAGGCGGATGCGGCTGCGGACGCGACACTCCTGGAGGAGGAAGGTGAAGACCTTGATGAACTGGAGAGGAACTACGGCGCTGCTGTCACAGTGGCTTCGGGATCAAATGGCGAGAATTCAGAGCGCATGCGCTCCGGCGGAATGCGGCCCTTAGGAGACGCGGAAACTTTGGATACTTCTTCCATTGTCGTCAGGCGAGATGGAAGCGGACCCGGAcgcgaaagcgaagaaaacggtCCGTACGACGTCAAAGTAGCGGACAGCCGGGTGCCGCTCCCCTGTGTGGGTGAGCGTGAGAAAATAGACACGTCACCTCGAGGTCGGCGGTTGTCTCTCGGGCTCGTTCAGCGGCCAGCGCCAGGCGCTACTGGAAGAATTGGAGCTGGAGATGAAGAGGTAGGGCGAGTAGAAGGAACTGCATCAGCCGCCGTCCAAGGGGCAAATGCATTAAGAAGCTCAAGATCTTCTCGACGGATCCGCAGCTCGGAGACTTCTTCCGTTGAAG GTCTGCCGCAGTTTCGCAAGGACATCCTTTCTAATTTGCTGCCGCTGGACTTCATTGCGACGTCGCCCACCTTCACCCGTCGCGCCTCGCAGGTCAATCCTGGGCCCGCGCCGGGTAGCGTCAACGCGGCGCGGTTGTCTGTCTCGATGGCGGCGACGGCTGGAGACTCGGGCGTGCCGCGACCAGTGGGTGACGTGCCTGTGATGCTCTTCGACGCCTCGGAAACTCAGCAGCTGCCCTCAGCGGCTGAGGGTCCAGGGCGTGCGGGGCTTGATGGCAGAGAGCTGACGACCTTGTCGCGTCTGGGCCCACCGCCGTCGTCGTCCCCGGAGGCTGCCCTGGCGGCCGCATCGGCTCTGGAAGAGGGTCGGGATTTGCTCCCAGGCGATGGGGGCGGCTTGTGGGCCCACGGCCGTTCCGCAGGTCCCGCTGACGTCCCGGTTTTGCATCCTTACCAGTCTCGGGGTGGCCAGCGGGCGTCAGCGTCCGTGCCGGACATCGGGTCAGGGCGCGGTCGGAGCCCATCGACCGCCCGCCTGGGCCAAGGAGGCAGTGCGTCTCTCGCGAACATCAACGCGAGACATTCGATCCCGGGAGGCGTGGCCGTGCGCGTCGGAAGCATCTCGGGCCCGGGCGAAGCGGCTCCGGGGCTGCTGAACCGCGTCGGCTCCACCGTGAGCGAGGTGCAGTACCAAATGACGTTCCTCACACCCCACTCGACGACCCTCGCCTTCGAGGCCTTCAATTGGGCGGCAGGCACGGCCGacccgcttcttctcgttcgcaCAGACGCCAGGCAACCAACCCACGGAGATCTCACGGCGGTGGAAATGCGCGGAGGCGCAGCCACTTCCCATCGTCGGCGGTCAAACGCGTCGTCGTCGGTGTCAGAgagcgtgcatgcaacgcagGTGCCCCAGGGGGTGGCGTCACCCAGACACCGCAGTGGGATGGGGCGCgtgagtggagaagagaacccCGTAGACGCCGTCGGACAGGCGAGCGCGTCTCAGCTGTCGGATGGACAAACGATTTCAGAAGAGGAATCTGAGGCACGCACAGAAGGCCAAGTGATTGCTCTCGCCGAATTTGTCGAGGGAGGCAAGCGACGGGGAcgcggagagagcgaagccgAGAACCGTACCGCActagaaaaggaagacggcCACGGACACCCGGTGGAGTTCGACTGGCGACctccgagaagaagcacgTGCAGCACTACCGGTGGACCGCGACTCATGACGCTTTCCCGAGGAAGTGCAGAATGG GACTCGGAACCCCACGTCGAAGCTTTTAGCGCCATGCCGAGAACGTTTGGTGTCTGGCAATCGATCTGCATTCTCTTCGA GAGCCCGATCTATGTCTGTGTGACGATCGCGCTGTGCGCACTTTTCTTCGAAGTGACAGCCATCCAGTTCTGGTCTATCACGTACTTTCAGCAGGAGCTGCAC GTTCCGGGGGCTCAAGTGTTGGTGGCTTTCAACGCGACAGCAGCAACAGCTCCGATTGTCGGTGTGTTGGCAGGTGGCTGGTTTATCGATTATTTGGGAGGGTATAAGAGCGAGAAGGGTATGTTACGAACCTTGTTGATCCTTGGCTTTTGGGCcgtcctgtgtctcttctttggaATATGCGCCTCGTGGGTCCCAAACTTCATTGCAATCATTTGCTTCATCTGGTgcattctcttcttcggtggAGGGATTCTTCCTGCTGCCACTGGGATTGTCATCGCTTCCGTTCCGGTGGAAGTCCGGGCCTTCGGTAGTGGCTTCTGCATGATGATCTACAACGTCTTCGGCTACGTCTTAGGGACGCTTGTCCCTGGCGCCATCATCCAAGCCGCGGGGCTGACCTGGGGCATGCGC GTGGTTTTCTTGTGGTCGATTTTCGGAGTGTGTGGTCTCTTCGCCGCTGCGTTTGTCTGCTGGCGCTTGCGCATCAAACCCGCCTACATTTCCTACCGAGAAAAGTCGTCAATAAAGAACGAGATCGAAGTTGGGGGCGTTCATGAGGAGGAGTAA
- a CDS encoding hypothetical protein (encoded by transcript TGME49_253710~Predicted trans-membrane domain (TMHMM2.0):142-165:235-258), producing MAVLHSRESDRTSFVAAADLPSAPCRRCSGDDPGELPGGFCFCSCHEARDREFAGSLDPPVESIDELRRLASDFTAAAADAAVCNAVVAQAAAASQLGEAEEQFRKKFVLASGVDARRVLPKSKVKFPDDRNSLLNTIPYCVPYVATALALYALFIIVAAVRPLYKIVTYHVSTRGDPRSETGKQMFSNSVVPTSSEVVFPLVDEEDYPYEFCSRGLSTAKQMNFFIRVLCCSEEFLPTLWLSWCQLLFCILVHLWVVRHHLFHLVRQKFRPYDVAGEFTLDETSVEKTTQYVSALQPQSPLNGRYGFVNLKGHIRQILALINPTSGGRMAMTYYQQLILPELLLLFGSDTKVLPIVLDEKNEEFVCAFIHRWSHVFDLCLILGGDGSYHSIVNLLIRAGLEKRHNDSGDDEGPPNSKEAPAGEGLSPGSDSWFDSNRRRSTVWTRKCHSCRKKKCIFPIDLPISPVPLGTSNTWCSEFVFSYAGPIAAKCYAANARQAAAATMEQLEREKAKLSRRDSYHFAHPEQTSTDEGLELVSSETENKFQNKKQTSNLRDEEGKTVSLDDSKSSSFSGTQTTSRMETCDGYDSDRGCVSSTSPSLSTEFVDPAPPAASQSLYQAIPGICDSSKYPSVAAQAAARAAVDVAALARTEACFAASNAGTGAFFRDCNAGVKAEEAAVAAEVACDAAARVAKATHIGGPGSWENLASPSCSDDACVSKRMDECPGETERTRDSKVLDSEMPAARIVASLAALHRNDSADLAECSRLLAPAPTPELKGVRLAKHHLRVAKMMDELATKMGPGKDKNMMQLGRESLLHFWMRRLQESRTTRINALLVEAGGERHICCNSLEFGFIGTAQVHSEDTRWTGHMRYTLAFLYQLLMRRTFPAYITATLPNNEVVHRIGDYMVVALDVIQHWTDDRPVARQAQMDGPCAWLLLMNGEISRARLWAYTSDLRRLSMAEEKGLEMLPVKRVHIKLTEPGIYGLDGEVYRHGGELTFTMLPGPIRVCVSEFDQLIAHPAGGHRWMKCIRRDLTE from the exons ATGGCGGTGCTACATTCACGGGAAAGCGATAGGACAAGCTTCGTTGCTGCTGCAGACCTTCCGTCTGCTCCCTGCCGTCGTTGCAGCGGCGACGACCCAGGGGAGCTGCCGGGCGGCTTTTGTTTCTGCAGTTGTCACGAAGCACGTGACCGAGAGTTTGCCGGTTCTTTGGATCCAC CTGTAGAGTCGATCGATGAGCTGCGTCGCCTTGCATCGGATTTTaccgcagcagccgcggaTGCAGCAGTATGCAATGCGGTCGTTGCTCAGGCAGCTGCAGCGTCTCAGCTTGGCGAGGCTGAGGAACAGTTCAGGAAAAAGTTTGTCCTCGCTTCTGGTGTGGACGCTCGTCGCGTCCTGCCCAAGTCGAAAGTCAAATTTCCTGATGATAGAAACTCCCTTCTGAATACTATCCCATACTGCGTCCCTTATGTCGCCACTGCCTTGGCCCTGTATGCACTCTTTATAATCGTGGCTGCTGTACGCCCCTTGTACAAGATCGTGACGTATCATGTAAGCACCCGAGGCGACCCTAGGTCCGAAACTGGGAAACAGATGTTCAGCAATTCAGTTGTGCCGACAAGCTCCGAGGTGGTATTTCCGTTAGTGGATGAGGAAGACTACCCATACGAATTTTGTTCAAGAGGTTTGTCTACGGCTAAGCAGATGAACTTTTTCATTCGTGTGCTATGCTGTAGTGAAGAATTTCTGCCAACGCTCTGGCTCTCCTGGTGTCAGCTGTTATTTTGTATCCTTGTGCATTTATGGGTAGTCCGTCATCACTTGTTTCATTTAGTGCGACAAAAATTTCGCCCGTACGACGTAGCTGGGGAATTCACACTGGATGAAACGTCCGTCGAAAAAACGACCCAGTATGTGTCTGCACTCCAGCCTCAGTCTCCTCTTAATGGACGATACGGGTTTGTAAATTTAAAGGGGCACATCCGCCAAATACTGGCACTCATCAACCCCACAAGTGGAGGACGAATGGCGATGACCTACTACCAGCAGCTCATTCTACCG gagctgcttcttctcttcggctCCGACACAAAGGTTCTCCCAATCGTCTTAGACGAGAAGAATGAGGAGTTCGTTTGTGCGTTTATTCATCGATGGTCTCATGTCTTCGACCTTTGCCTGATTCTTGGAGGGGACGGTTCTTACCACTCGATTGTCAACTTACTGATCCGGGCTGGCCTGGAGAAGCGACATAACGACTCTGGCGACGATGAGGGCCCGCCCAATTCCAAGGAAGCTCCCGCAGGTGAAGGATTAAGTCCTGGGTCTGACAGTTGGTTTGATTCAAATAGACGACGAAGCACAGTCTGGACCCGGAAATGCCATTcatgcaggaagaagaagtgtATCTTCCCCATAGATCTGCCAATAAGTCCAGTTCCTCTTGGAACAAGCAACACTTGGTGCAGTGAATTCGTATTCAGTTACGCTGGCCCCATTGCTGCAAAATGTTACGCAGCAAATGCTCGACAAGCCGCGGCTGCAACCATGGAGCAattggagagagagaaagcaaagtTATCAAGGAGAGACTCATATCACTTCGCCCATCCAGAGCAGACATCAACGGATGAGGGGCTTGAACTTGTCTCgagtgagacagagaacaagtTCCAAAACAAAAAGCAAACTTCAAATCTACGCGACGAGGAAGGGAAAACTGTGAGCCTTGACGATTCaaagtcttcttccttttcgggTACTCAAACCACATCTCGGATGGAGACATGTGACGGATATGACTCAGATAGAGGCTGTGTGTCCAGCACTTCACCATCGTTGTCCACCGAGTTTGTGGATCCAGCTCCCCCTGCAGCGTCTCAGTCTTTGTACCAAGCGATACCAGGAATCTGTGACTCCTCAAAGTATCCCTCTGTCGCCGCGCAAGCAGCCGCTCGAGCAGCCGTAGACGTCGCGGCTCTCGCCAGAACCGAGGCTTGTTTTGCGGCATCAAACGCGGGGACAGGGGCATTTTTCAGGGACTGCAATGCCGGTGTGAaggccgaagaagcagcagttGCAGCGGAGGTTGCCTGTGACGCTGCAGCTAGAGTGGCAAAGGCCACACATATAGGAGGTCCCGGGTCATGGGAAAATCTagcttctccttcgtgctCCGATGACGCTTGTGTGTCAAAGAGGATGGACGAGTGTCCCGGGGAAACCGAGAGGACGCGTGATTCCAAAGTGCTGGATTCTGAGATGCCGGCCGCCCGTATTGTCGCCAGTCTCGCTGCCCTTCACCGGAATGATTCTGCGGATCTTGCAGAGTGCTCGAGGCTGTTGGCTCCTGCTCCTACACCCGAACTAAAAGGAGTCAGACTGGCCAAACATCATTTAAGGGTCGCCAAAATGATGGATGAGTTAGCCACAAAAATGGGCCCCGGAAAGGACAAGAACATGATGCAACTAGGGCGAGAGAGCCTTCTACATTTTTGGATGAGG AGACTGCAAGAAAGCCGGACAACAAGAATAAACGCGCTTCTGGTTGAagctggaggcgagagacacatCTGTTGCAACTCTTTGGAATTCG GGTTTATCGGAACAGCCCAAGTTCACAGCGAGGATACGCGGTGGACAGGCCATATGAGGTACACGCTGGCGTTTCTTTATCAGCTACTTATGAGACGTACATTCCCAGCGTATATCACAGCGACACTGCCGAATAACGAGGTGGTCCACAGAATCG GCGACTACATGGTTGTCGCTCTGGACGTGATTCAGCACTGGACAGACGATCGCCCGGTCGCGCGACAAGCGCAGATGGATGGGCCGTGTGCTTGGCTTCTTTTGATGAATGGCG AAATCAGTCGGGCACGGCTGTGGGCATACACGAGTGACCTAAGACGATTGAGCATGGCCGAAGAGAAGGGCCTCGAAATGCTGCCCGTGAAACGTGTTCACATAAAGCTTACAGAGCCAG GCATCTATGGATTGGACGGGGAGGTCTATAGGCACGGCGGAGAATTAACATTCACCATGTTACCTGGACCCATTCGTGTGTGCGTATCGGAGTTCGATCAACTTATTGCCCATCCTGCAGGAGGACATAGGTGGATGAAATGCATAAGAAGAGATCTGACTGAGTAA
- a CDS encoding importin-beta N-terminal domain-containing protein (encoded by transcript TGME49_253730) has protein sequence MSAAPAAGGAPGDLQALAAQLPLASLLEETLAANPAAIRCAEEELQRRSGTEAFAKDLLLLLVGAEASSAAKQAGAIYFKNYIRRLWDVDPQQGGISEANRVLVKEHLLCLLLAPSTEKRVQMQLADALARIAETDLPLDWPTLLPELSQKHLVPTVASLQQSPSVAEKKAQLQQQVAALEILHAVLKKYRAALRSDDVLLELQQVLPATQEPLLQVFGTALKLLELAIQESVTGEPGAAVNGGKAIANGAELLEVLLLASKVFFSLNTVDLPEFFEDHLRDFVGGFVALLRLDLAPQQIDPSADADEDVPGLLEKVATQVCINLKLYADKYQEEFQPYVTVCTHAVWEKMQKITSKQRYDFLAAAAMDFLSSAASTAWQPPEGAPEGTSGDPFADANLLKEICEKIIVPNVQLSDYDIELIEDSPLEFTRRDLDGGEHHATRRSSALELVKSLSKLHDEAITNLILQIVNVLSAQANSLGGGETLRGERLVDASTFLVMAIGIRGTTRFRGVQTVNARVDVENFFKASLLEELKKPDVNKHVIVRVAAIKVIAAFRNKFDVQLLHGVLPLLVAHLGSSQVIVHTYAANALERLLNTKQNGKFKIDKALAAPFLKQATEILLRLLETTRSRASTDGLFENEFIMSCLLRIFIFLREDAMDTAMPALSVVLACIQAVAAKLSNPSFSHYLFECLATLVKIVSASTEHRAQMEAQVVPVLSVLIQQTLHDFIPYCFQVLGLLLETAEDRNAATSQLYIELYRHLLQPSVWAVSQGNVPALIRLISSYCRRHVLFTDLIKENMQTLLERFQYCLYHKKLMSASFDLLNTVFKLLPFPFYAQYFNMILTVLLKRVHELNKRHSVCRDVCLSLMVFQCKSEDPSTLVNALEAIQPNLSQQVLSFIVLPAVAASPTSPLRVKKVLILGLARMATCPAVTANKPLLSATLEALAMLISKKEEEERSVQRTQASTKELAQDEEDDTPGLGGVGTAAEFDVSYARLAAADVAQSKDLVEEVTDVQGSVQRCLTPLRGDIEELAKRGVNVTPLLPFVCL, from the exons ATGAGCGCGGCACCTGCAGCCGGAGGCGCGCCCGGGGACCTCCAGGCACTCGcggcccagctgcctctcGCGTCATTGttggaggagacgctggCTGCAAATCCAGCTGCCATTCGATGCGCAGAGGAGGAACTACAGAGACGGAGCGGTACTGAAGCTTTTGCCAAAgacttgcttctcctcctcgtcgggGCTGAGGCCTCTTCCGCTGCGAAACAGGCTG GCGCGATCTACTTCAAAAACTACATTCGGCGGCTGTGGGACGTGGATCCGCAGCAGGGCGGGATCAGCGAGGCGAACCGCGTGTTGGTGAAGGAGCATCTGCTGTGTCTGCTGCTGGCGCCTtcgacggagaagcgcgTGCAGATGCAGTTGGCGGACGCCTTGGCGCGGatcgcggagacagacttGCCGCTGGACTGGCCGACACTGCTCCCGGAACTGAGCCAGAAGCACCTGGTCCCGACGGTGGCTTCGCTGCAACAGAGTCCATCGGTGGCGGAAAAGAAGGCGCAACTACAGCAGCAGGTGGCTGCCCTGGAGATTCTCCACGCGGTCTTAAAGAAGTACCGAGCGGCCCTCCGCTCCGACGACGTGCTTCTCGAGCTTCAGCAAGTCCTGCCCGCCACCCAAGAGCCGCTGCTCCAGGTATTTGGGACTGCGCTCAAGCTCCTCGAGCTCGCGATCCAAGAAAGTGTCACGGGCGAGCCAGGCGCGGCTGTGAACGGCGGGAAGGCCATCGCGAATGGCGCGGAGCTGCTTGAGgtcctgcttctcgcctccaaagtcttcttttccctcaACACCGTCGACTTGCCTGAATTCTTCGAGGACCACCTTCGAGACTTTGTCGGTGGATTCGTCGCCCTTCTACGCCTCGACCTCGCCCCCCAACAAATCGACCCCTCcgccgacgcagacgaagatgTCCCAG GTCTCCTGGAGAAAGTCGCGACGCAAGTGTGCATAAACCTCAAACTATATGCGGACAAGTACCAGGAAGAGTTCCAGCCCTACGTCACCGTctgcacgcatgcag TTTgggagaagatgcagaagatcACGTCGAAGCAGCGGTACgacttcctcgccgccgcgGCGATGGACTTCCTCAGCAGTGCTGCGTCGACCGCGTGGCAGCCGCCGGAGGGGGCGCCAGAAGGCACGTCCGGAGATCCGTTTGCGGATGCAAATCTCCTCAAAGAAATCTGCGAAAAAATAATCGTTCCGAATGTTCAGCTCAGCGACTACG ATATCGAGTTGATTGAAGACTCTCCTCTGGAGTTCACGCGGCGGGACCTGGACGGTGGCGAGCACCACGCGACTAGGCGCAGTTCCGCCCTGGAGCTGGTCAAGAGCTTGTCGAAGTTGCACGACGAGGCAATCACGAATTTGATTCTGCAAATCGTCAATGTCTTGTCTGCACAAGCAAACAGCCTCGGAGGCGGCGAAACACTCCGGGGCGAGCGCCTTGTTGACGCTAGCACCTTTCTGGTGATGGCGATCGGCATTCGCGGCACAACGCGGTTCCGCGGTGTCCAGACAGTCAACGCCCGCGTGGATGTGGAAAACTTCTTCAAGGCTTCGCTCCTCgaggagctgaagaaacCCGACGTCAACAAACACGTCATTGTCCGCGTCGCTGCCATCAAAGTCATTGCGGCTTTCCGGAACAAGTTCGACGTCCA ACTGCTTCACGGGGTGCTACCGCTGTTGGTTGCTCACTTGGGCTCCTCGCAAGTCATTGTGCACACGTACGCGGCGAACGCGCTGGAGCGGCTCTTGAACACGAAGCAGAACGGGAAATTTAAAATCGACAAAGCCTTGGCAGCTCCTTTCCTTAAGCAG GCAACTGAGAtccttcttcgacttttGGAGACGACACGAAGCCGGGCGTCGACGGATGGCCTCTTCGAGAACGAGTTCATCATGAGCTGCCTTCTGCGGATTTTCATATTTCTGAGGGAAGACGCCATGGATACAGCGATGCCGGCgctctccgtcgtcctcgCATGCATCCAAGCTGTCGCAGCGAAGCTGTCGAATCCGTCCTTTTCTCATTACCTTTTCGAGTGTCTCGCCACCCTCGTCAAGATCGTCAGCGCTTCAACGGAGCATCGAGCCCAAATGGAAGCGCAGGTCGTTCCGGTCCTGAGCGTCCTCATTCAGCAAACACTCCATGACTTCATCCCCTACTGCTTCCAG GTCTTAGGACTCCTTCTGGAGACTGCAGAAGACCGAAACGCGGCGACATCCCAGCTGTATATTGAGTTGTATAGACACCTGCTTCAGCCGAGTGTCTGGGCGGTTTCCCAAGGGAACGTGCCGGCACTCATTCGCCTTATTTCGTCTTATTGCCGGCGTCACGTCCTCTTCACTGATTTGATCAAGGAGAACATGCAAACCCTTCTGGAGAGATTCCAGTACTGTCTTTACCATAAAAAGCTGATGAGTGCCTCTTTTGACCTGCTCAATACCGTTTTCAAGTTGCTTCCATTTCCATTCTACGCCCAGTACTTCAACATGATTCTCACGGTCCTCCTCAAACGCGTTCACGAATTGAACAAGCGGCACTCTGTGTGCCGCGATgtgtgcctctctctcatGGTCTTCCAA TGCAAAAGTGAAGATCCATCAACACTCGTGAACGCGCTCGAGGCCATCCAGCCGAACTTGTCGCAGCAGGTTCTTTCGTTCATTGTCCTGCCGGCGGTGGCAGCATCACCGACCTCGCCGCTCCGCGTGAAGAAAGTGCTGATACTTGGTTTGGCGCGCATGGCCACCTGCCCTGCAGTTACTGCTAACAAGCCGCTTCTCAGTGCGACGCTTGAAGCGCTGGCTATGCTCATAtccaagaaagaagaggaagaacgaa GTGTGCAGCGAACCCAAGCATCAACGAAGGAGCTGGCACAGGATGAAGAGGAT GATACACCGGGTCTCGGAGGAGTCGGAACAGCAGCGGAGTTTGATGTGTCTTACGCCCGGCTAGCTGCTGCCGACGTCGCTCAGTCGAAGGATCTG gTGGAAGAAGTTACCGACGTCCAAGGGAGCGTTCAGCGGTGTTTGACCCCGTTGCGAGGCGACATTGAAGAACTTGCGAAACGAGGCGTGAATGTgacgcctctccttccctttgTTTGTCTCTAA